Genomic DNA from Peribacillus simplex NBRC 15720 = DSM 1321:
GACACTGCTAGGTATAATTTGGGGAGTTGCTATCATTGGCGTCGTCTTCAAAGCTTTCTATGTGAAAAAATTCCTCTTCCTTTCGACGATTCTCTATATTGCAATGGGGTGGATGATCGTTATCGTTTGGGGACCACTTACAGCAACGATGCCTTCAGCTGGCATCCAGTTACTGATTGCAGGGGGATTGCTTTATACATTTGGAGCCATCTTTTATGTTTGGCGAGGTTTTCCGTTCCATCACGCGGTTTGGCATGTATTCGTGCTTGGGGGATCTGTCACACACTTTTTTGCGGTATTGTTTTATATCCTTCCACAATGATCACTTGGTCGATT
This window encodes:
- the trhA gene encoding PAQR family membrane homeostasis protein TrhA, with product MANTHVYTKKEEVVNAITHGVGVLLSIAALVFLIIFSAQTGSPWHIVISVIYGVSMLLLYVSSTLVHSFPEGKTKDIFEIFDHSAIYIFIAGTYTPIMLLVIQGSLGWTLLGIIWGVAIIGVVFKAFYVKKFLFLSTILYIAMGWMIVIVWGPLTATMPSAGIQLLIAGGLLYTFGAIFYVWRGFPFHHAVWHVFVLGGSVTHFFAVLFYILPQ